A DNA window from Methanooceanicella nereidis contains the following coding sequences:
- a CDS encoding Yip1 family protein, giving the protein MNFNERIIGMFTKPDETIKDIIKEPRIEEALVVVGVYAIFAMIVAYISASHINYIYDMPGMSDMGALRTITTITSLVFGFLTPIIGWPIVTGILHLFSMVFGGDGKFYPNMLTAIGYTDVVKIIFVIVSIILLTQTPYVTLEISQSNPTGTISALNELYGNVFYIASTIVGLLGLLWSCWLGVLAIKNGEKLSMTQALIVVGVPLVLYLAFTYGGMLLTAL; this is encoded by the coding sequence ATGAACTTTAATGAAAGGATCATCGGCATGTTCACAAAGCCGGACGAAACGATAAAGGACATCATAAAAGAGCCGCGCATCGAGGAAGCACTTGTGGTAGTCGGCGTTTACGCGATCTTTGCGATGATAGTCGCATATATCTCCGCTTCTCATATCAATTACATATATGATATGCCCGGTATGAGTGACATGGGTGCCCTGAGGACCATCACGACCATAACGTCACTGGTCTTTGGTTTCCTGACCCCGATCATAGGGTGGCCTATCGTGACCGGCATACTCCACCTGTTCTCGATGGTGTTCGGAGGCGACGGTAAGTTCTATCCAAACATGCTTACAGCTATCGGATATACCGACGTCGTGAAGATAATATTCGTGATAGTATCTATCATACTGTTAACTCAGACGCCGTATGTCACACTGGAGATATCCCAGTCCAATCCCACCGGGACCATCAGCGCGCTGAATGAGCTTTACGGGAACGTCTTCTATATCGCGAGCACCATAGTGGGCTTACTGGGATTGCTCTGGTCCTGCTGGCTCGGCGTCCTGGCGATAAAGAACGGCGAGAAGCTAAGCATGACGCAGGCGCTGATCGTGGTCGGCGTGCCGCTGGTACTCTACCTGGCCTTCACATATGGCGGAATGCTGCTAACGGCTCTCTAA
- the mscL gene encoding large conductance mechanosensitive channel protein MscL, translating to MRYFMSIIKEFKEFLEEYKVIGLAVAFIIGAAATALVQSLVNDIIMPLITPFVPGGEWQTATLAIGPFVIKWGSFLSSLINFLILAFVVFLIAKWVLKEEKVTKK from the coding sequence ATGAGGTATTTCATGAGCATTATCAAAGAGTTCAAGGAATTTTTGGAGGAATACAAGGTCATCGGTCTTGCAGTGGCTTTCATAATAGGCGCTGCGGCCACAGCTCTCGTACAGTCGCTGGTAAATGATATTATAATGCCCCTGATAACTCCTTTCGTACCTGGAGGAGAATGGCAGACGGCGACGCTCGCGATAGGGCCCTTCGTGATCAAGTGGGGATCGTTCTTATCGAGCCTGATAAACTTCTTAATACTGGCATTTGTAGTTTTCTTGATAGCGAAATGGGTATTGAAGGAAGAAAAAGTCACAAAAAAATAG
- a CDS encoding Rieske (2Fe-2S) protein: protein MSDFTKLTSVKEIAPGSMKRFTVGDKNIVIANIGGNFHAFEDKCPHLSAKLSTGLLLGNNLTCMSHGARFDIITGKPDSVTDKPLNKLEVKVEGDDVYVKV, encoded by the coding sequence ATGTCAGATTTCACAAAATTGACCAGCGTTAAAGAGATAGCTCCCGGAAGCATGAAGAGATTCACTGTCGGGGATAAAAATATCGTAATTGCGAACATAGGCGGGAATTTCCACGCGTTCGAGGATAAATGCCCTCATCTTTCAGCGAAACTTTCTACGGGCTTGCTGCTTGGCAATAATCTTACATGCATGTCGCACGGGGCCCGGTTCGACATTATTACCGGAAAGCCGGATTCGGTTACCGATAAGCCTTTGAATAAATTAGAAGTAAAGGTAGAAGGCGACGATGTTTATGTAAAAGTGTGA
- a CDS encoding heavy metal translocating P-type ATPase, protein MSTTEGAERSKRTQLKITGMTCASCVSRVESALKSVKGVSEANVNLASEKATVLYDPEAATIDSMVDAVKDAGYGVEAETVVLPITGMTCASCVARIENALKDRQGVISASVNLATEKATVNYVPSEVTIKELKKVVKDAGYDVAEIPEEEAVDIERETRKKEMNDLKIKLAISLAISAFIMAIMFIGDLMPVISSLSHHQKNILSFILATPVQFWVGWRFYKGTYAALKHGTADMNVLIAVGTSAAYFYSVVATFAPSLVAIGGSMPDTYFDTSTMIIALILLGKFLEARAKGRTSEAIRRLTGLKAKTARIIRNGVEQDVPVEDVSIGDIVVVRPGEKIPVDGVVTEGYSAVDESMITGEPIPVSKKEGDTVIGATINKTGSFKFRATKIGRDTVLSQIIKMVEEAQGSKAPIQRLADKVAGVFVPIVIFLAILTFLAWYYLGPKPAFLLAMLNFISVLIIACPCAMGLATPTAIMVGTGKGAEYGILIKGGESLESAYKIDTIVLDKTGTITKGKPSLVDVVSQPGFAEEEIIRLAASAEKGSEHPLGAAIVNGAGERGIPIKDPERFDALPGKGIIAMVDGRVVMAGNAKLMEDEDVDISAMKPEHERLSAQGKTPMYIAIDEKPAGVVAVADTIKEGSKEAIEEFDRMGIETIMITGDNRRTAEAIAKEVGVKRVLAEVLPGDKANEIKKLQAEGKNVAMVGDGINDAPALAQADTGIAIGTGTDVAIETSDITLMSGDLRGVLTSIKLSRATIRTIKLNLFWAFIYNIIGIPIAAGILIPWFGIQLNPIIAAAAMAMSSVSVVSNSLLLNRFRP, encoded by the coding sequence GTGAGCACTACCGAAGGAGCCGAACGATCAAAAAGGACACAGCTAAAGATAACAGGGATGACATGCGCATCCTGCGTGTCGAGAGTGGAAAGCGCCTTGAAGAGCGTGAAAGGTGTCTCGGAAGCGAACGTCAACCTTGCCAGCGAGAAGGCGACCGTACTGTACGATCCTGAAGCGGCTACTATCGACAGCATGGTGGACGCGGTAAAAGATGCCGGATACGGAGTTGAGGCGGAAACCGTAGTGCTGCCGATCACCGGCATGACATGTGCCTCGTGTGTTGCCCGCATTGAAAATGCGCTAAAGGATAGGCAGGGTGTCATCAGCGCATCCGTCAATCTTGCGACCGAAAAGGCTACTGTGAATTACGTACCGTCTGAGGTGACGATCAAGGAGCTTAAAAAGGTCGTTAAGGATGCCGGCTATGATGTCGCGGAGATCCCCGAGGAAGAAGCAGTCGATATTGAGCGGGAAACAAGAAAAAAGGAAATGAACGACCTTAAGATAAAGCTGGCCATCAGCCTGGCCATTTCCGCTTTCATCATGGCAATTATGTTCATAGGGGACCTGATGCCCGTCATATCGTCATTATCGCATCACCAGAAGAACATTTTATCATTTATTCTTGCCACACCGGTCCAGTTCTGGGTAGGATGGAGATTCTATAAAGGGACATACGCAGCCCTGAAACACGGCACTGCTGATATGAACGTCCTTATAGCCGTCGGGACCAGCGCGGCATACTTTTACAGCGTGGTCGCGACGTTCGCGCCATCGCTTGTTGCCATCGGCGGCAGTATGCCGGACACGTATTTTGATACGTCCACGATGATCATCGCCCTGATCCTGCTCGGAAAATTCCTTGAGGCAAGGGCGAAGGGCCGTACGTCGGAGGCGATACGCCGGCTTACGGGGTTGAAAGCGAAGACTGCCAGAATAATAAGGAATGGCGTCGAGCAGGACGTGCCTGTGGAGGATGTCAGCATCGGGGACATAGTGGTCGTCAGGCCAGGAGAAAAGATCCCGGTCGACGGCGTGGTCACGGAAGGATATTCGGCAGTAGATGAGTCCATGATCACCGGAGAGCCAATACCCGTCAGTAAAAAAGAAGGGGATACCGTCATAGGCGCCACCATTAACAAGACCGGATCGTTCAAGTTCAGGGCTACAAAGATAGGCAGAGATACCGTGTTATCCCAGATCATTAAAATGGTCGAGGAGGCGCAGGGGTCTAAAGCGCCCATCCAGAGGCTGGCGGATAAGGTCGCCGGCGTATTCGTGCCCATAGTCATATTCCTGGCGATACTAACGTTCCTGGCATGGTATTATCTGGGGCCGAAGCCCGCATTCCTGCTGGCCATGCTTAATTTTATATCGGTGCTTATCATCGCATGCCCGTGTGCCATGGGTCTGGCCACGCCCACTGCCATAATGGTCGGCACAGGGAAAGGCGCGGAATACGGCATATTGATCAAAGGCGGGGAGAGCCTTGAGAGCGCATATAAGATAGATACCATAGTCCTGGACAAGACAGGGACTATCACGAAAGGGAAGCCATCCCTCGTAGACGTCGTCAGCCAGCCGGGATTCGCGGAAGAGGAAATCATACGGTTAGCGGCTTCGGCCGAAAAAGGCTCGGAACACCCGCTTGGGGCTGCGATCGTGAATGGTGCCGGTGAGAGAGGCATACCAATAAAGGACCCGGAAAGGTTCGATGCGCTCCCCGGCAAGGGTATTATCGCGATGGTCGACGGGAGAGTAGTGATGGCAGGCAACGCAAAGCTCATGGAGGACGAGGACGTCGACATAAGCGCCATGAAGCCTGAGCATGAAAGGCTTTCAGCGCAGGGAAAGACCCCTATGTATATCGCCATCGATGAAAAGCCTGCGGGAGTCGTCGCGGTAGCGGATACCATAAAGGAAGGGTCGAAAGAGGCAATTGAAGAGTTCGACCGTATGGGAATCGAGACGATAATGATCACCGGTGATAACAGGCGGACGGCCGAAGCCATAGCAAAAGAGGTAGGCGTCAAGCGGGTGCTGGCGGAAGTGCTTCCGGGAGACAAGGCCAACGAAATTAAGAAGCTTCAGGCAGAAGGGAAAAATGTCGCGATGGTGGGAGACGGCATCAACGACGCGCCGGCTCTCGCACAGGCCGACACCGGAATAGCCATAGGTACAGGTACTGATGTAGCCATAGAGACTTCGGACATCACGCTCATGAGCGGGGACCTCAGAGGCGTCCTTACGTCAATAAAGCTGAGCAGAGCCACGATCAGGACCATTAAGCTGAACCTCTTCTGGGCGTTCATCTATAATATTATCGGCATACCGATAGCAGCCGGAATACTGATACCCTGGTTCGGTATACAGCTTAACCCGATAATCGCGGCCGCTGCGATGGCTATGAGCTCTGTCTCGGTGGTATCGAATTCATTGCTTTTGAACAGGTTCAGACCATAG
- a CDS encoding YHS domain-containing protein — MLEKDPVCGKDVDTEKAIVIFKMGDRYRYFCSEECARIFQKTKLGL, encoded by the coding sequence ATGTTAGAGAAAGACCCTGTATGCGGCAAGGACGTGGATACCGAAAAGGCGATAGTCATTTTTAAAATGGGGGACAGATACAGATATTTTTGTAGCGAGGAATGCGCCAGGATATTTCAGAAGACAAAGCTCGGGCTTTAA
- a CDS encoding thioredoxin domain-containing protein has translation MPAELSLMTGRLAGSKSSYLRKAADEPVEWYAWSEEAFERARKENKPVLLSIGAVWCHWCHVMAHESWQDKDVARIINEKFIPIKVDRDERPELDKIYQEAVNALTGRGGWPLTVFLTPDKEPFYGGTYFPDSPRHGLPSIKEILLAVSDAYEKNRKDVMNTVKEMMKIYAPGKLSRSELKAGYVSGAVEAMKDNYDMINGGFGGAPKFPFSEALLFLLQRYETDCDVDAWNMADHTLRKMASGGVYDQAGGGFHRYSTDSGWRVPHFEKMLYDNALLLKAYLVAYQKTRSDFYRHVSHEIVDFVFRDLVREPAGFASSIDADVHGEEGSYFVWTEDEIKGMLGNRADTFIEAFNVTKNGNFEGGKNILYMTGEIDRSKFENELTILLDTRYEREMPYVDTSIITGWTSLMSTSLLKAYEILDDYRCKDHAIKTVDFILNIMYKDGKLYRMYSDVPSVDAFIEDYSCLIEALIESFAAVQDYYYIDMAERLLADCDENFLDRENGGYFYVQKSDRSPMTQDKPVMDYSVPGPNAQMARNLIKLHYYTGEGKYREKAKELLEIFLDAAKPYPLGNATYFSALDYYANPPDQIIIAAENGEGMDFIHSVNSLICKRAVILYNDNTTRMLEEFEGKVPVGGKTTAYICRQGVCMKPVSSLDELKRIYRH, from the coding sequence ATGCCTGCCGAATTATCATTGATGACTGGCAGGCTTGCAGGTTCAAAGAGCAGCTATTTGAGAAAAGCGGCAGACGAGCCGGTGGAATGGTATGCGTGGTCAGAGGAAGCCTTTGAGCGCGCGAGAAAAGAAAATAAGCCCGTACTATTATCCATCGGCGCGGTATGGTGCCACTGGTGCCATGTAATGGCGCATGAAAGCTGGCAGGACAAGGATGTCGCCCGGATAATTAATGAAAAGTTCATTCCGATAAAGGTCGACCGCGACGAGAGGCCTGAGCTTGATAAGATCTACCAGGAAGCTGTAAACGCTCTGACCGGAAGGGGCGGCTGGCCTCTTACTGTTTTTCTAACTCCCGATAAAGAGCCATTTTACGGGGGCACATATTTCCCTGATAGTCCCCGCCACGGCCTGCCATCGATAAAAGAAATATTGCTCGCCGTGAGCGATGCCTATGAGAAGAACAGGAAAGACGTGATGAACACTGTCAAAGAAATGATGAAGATATATGCACCCGGAAAACTCTCCCGGTCTGAATTGAAGGCGGGGTACGTAAGCGGCGCTGTCGAGGCGATGAAAGATAATTATGACATGATCAACGGAGGCTTCGGCGGGGCGCCAAAATTCCCCTTCTCAGAGGCTCTTTTGTTTCTGCTGCAAAGGTACGAGACTGACTGTGACGTCGATGCGTGGAACATGGCAGACCATACATTAAGGAAGATGGCGTCCGGCGGCGTTTACGACCAGGCTGGCGGCGGCTTTCACAGGTATTCGACCGATTCAGGATGGCGGGTCCCTCACTTTGAAAAAATGCTATACGATAACGCTCTGCTATTAAAGGCATATCTTGTAGCCTATCAGAAAACTCGATCGGACTTCTACAGGCATGTTTCCCATGAGATCGTCGATTTTGTCTTTAGAGATCTTGTCAGAGAGCCTGCGGGTTTCGCATCGAGCATAGACGCAGATGTGCACGGAGAAGAAGGGTCATATTTCGTCTGGACCGAGGACGAGATCAAGGGAATGCTGGGTAACAGGGCAGATACGTTCATCGAGGCGTTCAACGTGACAAAAAACGGGAACTTTGAAGGCGGAAAGAACATTTTGTACATGACAGGCGAGATAGACAGGTCAAAATTTGAGAATGAGTTAACGATACTGCTGGATACGAGATATGAAAGAGAGATGCCTTATGTGGACACAAGTATTATCACAGGCTGGACTTCGCTGATGTCCACATCGCTTCTAAAGGCATATGAGATACTGGACGATTACAGGTGTAAGGACCATGCGATAAAGACCGTGGATTTTATCCTGAACATCATGTATAAGGATGGCAAATTATACCGCATGTATTCGGACGTGCCTTCGGTGGACGCGTTCATTGAGGACTACTCCTGCCTGATCGAGGCGTTGATCGAGTCGTTTGCCGCTGTACAGGACTATTATTATATTGATATGGCTGAAAGGCTGCTGGCGGATTGTGACGAGAATTTCCTTGACCGGGAAAACGGAGGCTACTTTTACGTCCAAAAAAGCGACAGGTCCCCAATGACGCAGGATAAGCCCGTGATGGACTATTCCGTGCCCGGCCCGAATGCCCAGATGGCGCGTAACCTGATCAAGCTTCATTATTATACGGGCGAAGGAAAATACCGGGAAAAGGCGAAAGAGCTGCTAGAGATATTCCTTGATGCAGCGAAGCCTTATCCGCTGGGTAATGCAACCTACTTCTCAGCCCTTGACTATTACGCCAACCCGCCAGACCAGATCATCATTGCCGCGGAGAATGGCGAAGGCATGGACTTTATCCATAGTGTGAACAGCCTCATATGCAAACGGGCTGTCATCCTTTATAACGATAATACGACAAGGATGCTTGAAGAATTCGAGGGAAAGGTGCCTGTCGGGGGGAAGACTACCGCATATATTTGCCGGCAGGGAGTATGTATGAAACCAGTAAGCAGCCTCGATGAGCTCAAAAGGATATACCGGCATTAG
- a CDS encoding methanogenesis marker 16 metalloprotein, with product MPAKEKTLQEINEKIARGAAIVLTASELLSIAQEGGEIPDVDVVTCATKGIMSGTMASLSFKVAEKNEFVRAKGLWLNGVPAYPGPCPNERLGIVDTIVFGTAHSIYDDKYGGGHLFRDMVEGNDIEVEVETDTGRKLKTATTMENIAYAKMIATRNAYKNYVAYVNPSPETLYDSIFSVGPFYGPYKELKFCGCGELNPVEKDPGLDVIGEGTKVLINGAPGMVTGRGTRSTPEKPNLSAISDMKKMDPKYMGGFVTSHGPEVVSSWAVPIPVLNDRILKNLLKRDAEIPLSVVDVRGREEIGRITYADVWKDCDLAVRFDPKLCDGCEKCRAEEMCPRGALSFKEKRIDRSKCFNCGVCIGFCPNSAVSANLGEVEFLGKKMPITERHSDRLGAMKISAELKRLILSGEFKVTEMVEKIKF from the coding sequence ATGCCCGCGAAAGAAAAAACCCTCCAGGAGATCAACGAGAAAATCGCCAGAGGCGCCGCCATAGTCCTGACCGCGTCCGAACTTTTATCCATCGCGCAGGAAGGCGGGGAGATCCCGGACGTCGACGTCGTCACATGCGCCACAAAAGGCATAATGAGCGGCACGATGGCCAGCCTGTCATTTAAAGTCGCCGAAAAGAACGAGTTCGTAAGGGCTAAAGGGTTGTGGCTTAACGGCGTTCCTGCTTATCCCGGGCCATGTCCTAATGAAAGGCTGGGGATAGTGGATACCATCGTATTCGGGACCGCTCACAGCATCTATGACGATAAGTACGGCGGCGGACACCTTTTCCGCGATATGGTCGAGGGTAATGACATCGAGGTCGAGGTCGAGACCGATACCGGGCGTAAGCTCAAGACAGCGACAACGATGGAAAATATCGCTTACGCAAAGATGATCGCCACAAGGAACGCATATAAGAACTATGTCGCTTACGTTAACCCTTCACCTGAGACGCTATATGATTCTATATTCTCCGTTGGCCCGTTTTACGGCCCCTATAAGGAGCTAAAGTTTTGCGGTTGCGGCGAGCTGAACCCTGTCGAGAAAGACCCCGGCCTGGACGTCATAGGCGAAGGCACAAAAGTGCTGATAAACGGCGCTCCCGGAATGGTCACGGGGCGCGGGACCAGGAGCACGCCCGAAAAGCCCAACCTTTCCGCAATATCCGACATGAAAAAAATGGACCCGAAATACATGGGCGGCTTCGTGACTTCACACGGCCCCGAGGTCGTATCATCCTGGGCTGTGCCTATACCTGTTCTAAACGACCGTATCCTGAAGAATCTATTAAAGAGAGACGCGGAGATCCCTCTATCAGTGGTGGACGTAAGAGGCCGTGAAGAGATCGGGCGGATCACCTACGCGGACGTCTGGAAAGATTGCGATCTTGCTGTCAGGTTTGATCCGAAACTGTGTGACGGATGCGAAAAATGCCGCGCAGAGGAAATGTGTCCCAGAGGTGCTTTATCGTTCAAGGAAAAGCGGATAGACCGCAGCAAATGTTTCAATTGCGGAGTATGCATCGGCTTCTGTCCAAACTCGGCAGTGTCCGCGAACCTCGGAGAAGTGGAGTTCCTGGGTAAGAAGATGCCTATCACAGAACGCCATTCGGACCGTTTGGGTGCTATGAAGATATCTGCCGAATTGAAAAGACTGATACTGTCCGGTGAATTCAAAGTCACAGAAATGGTCGAAAAAATCAAGTTTTAA
- the aroD gene encoding type I 3-dehydroquinate dehydratase gives MMKMDFPPKVVASITSMEEAIEAIGLGADIVEVRVDLSTEKPLPMIEGIYEDLKCGIIATIRPVYEGGNFKGPDADRIKIFKELAPFVDFIDVELRASNIDDILETLEGTDALPIVSYHDFEKTPSNDEMLDIIDRSSQKGGYAKLAVMPKSFHDVLRLYEVTLVSKRPVCTIAMGEIGQHSRIMSCVYGSSLTYGYVRRPVAPGQMRVDRIKEGLKILGLR, from the coding sequence ATGATGAAAATGGATTTCCCCCCTAAAGTAGTCGCATCGATCACATCGATGGAAGAGGCCATAGAGGCTATCGGGCTTGGCGCGGACATAGTGGAAGTTCGCGTCGACCTTTCGACCGAGAAGCCGCTGCCCATGATAGAAGGCATCTACGAGGACCTGAAGTGCGGCATAATCGCTACGATAAGGCCCGTATACGAGGGCGGTAATTTTAAGGGCCCGGATGCCGACAGGATCAAGATTTTCAAGGAACTGGCACCGTTCGTGGATTTTATAGACGTCGAGCTTAGAGCCAGTAATATCGATGATATATTAGAGACGCTGGAGGGAACGGATGCGCTTCCTATCGTATCATACCATGACTTTGAGAAGACGCCTTCGAACGACGAGATGCTGGACATCATCGACAGGTCGTCTCAGAAAGGAGGGTATGCCAAGCTCGCCGTCATGCCAAAAAGCTTCCATGACGTGCTGAGGCTGTATGAGGTGACGCTGGTGTCAAAAAGGCCGGTCTGTACCATAGCAATGGGAGAGATCGGGCAGCATTCCCGCATAATGTCCTGCGTTTATGGATCTTCCCTGACATATGGATACGTTCGCAGGCCGGTGGCACCCGGGCAAATGCGCGTGGATAGGATAAAAGAAGGGCTCAAAATACTGGGATTAAGATAA
- a CDS encoding dihydropteroate synthase-like protein yields MRVLLVTGRLAYPVVKSVAGKAADVIMLDIGVAAFVTPKLLEEAIKDKAEDYDLVLVTGLSSSDFSGLENKLGVKIRLGPKHAFDIPLALQYADKIEFSHKVSACQLLANIKRENAIKDYERLEEEAAPEFMLKGVKIGWTSTMKVMAEVVDATKLSDVDLIKKIDSYASADIIDLGVPLDSTPEAVMHAVKVARSATFKPISIDTLIPEYIEAGIEAGANMVLSLNGSNIDMIGNLIAEKDIPAVVIPDDETLESLCVNIQKCKDIGIEHIVADPVLSPVGHGAVESLERYIDFRKEHAGMPLFFGVGNITELIDADSIGVNALLAGFAMELDASILFTTEHSQKAINSADELKKACMMMALAKERKGPVKDLGIDLLVIKEKRPRKDLIEPGRVIEAKRHEWMTDPKGSFNIFIDNGTIYAKNGDITIAGKDAGPIMHTIIDRGLVSRLDHMGYLGAELMKAELAIRFNRTYLQDDRF; encoded by the coding sequence ATGCGCGTGTTGTTGGTTACGGGCAGGCTGGCCTACCCCGTGGTAAAAAGCGTGGCGGGCAAAGCCGCGGATGTTATTATGCTTGATATAGGAGTGGCGGCGTTTGTCACGCCGAAGCTTTTAGAAGAGGCTATCAAAGATAAAGCGGAAGACTATGACCTTGTCCTTGTGACGGGCCTGTCATCGTCGGATTTCTCAGGGCTTGAGAATAAGCTCGGCGTCAAAATAAGGCTTGGCCCTAAGCACGCGTTTGACATACCTCTGGCGCTTCAGTATGCGGATAAGATCGAGTTCTCGCATAAGGTCTCTGCATGCCAGCTTCTCGCGAACATTAAGCGCGAGAACGCGATAAAGGATTATGAGAGATTAGAGGAAGAGGCCGCGCCGGAATTTATGCTGAAAGGCGTAAAGATAGGCTGGACGTCGACCATGAAAGTCATGGCAGAGGTCGTCGACGCTACGAAACTGTCAGACGTAGATCTGATAAAGAAGATAGACAGCTACGCGTCGGCTGACATCATTGACCTGGGAGTGCCGCTTGACTCGACGCCCGAAGCCGTTATGCATGCGGTAAAGGTCGCCAGGTCGGCGACTTTCAAGCCGATAAGCATAGACACGCTTATACCCGAGTACATAGAGGCAGGAATAGAAGCCGGCGCTAATATGGTGCTGAGCCTTAACGGCTCTAACATCGATATGATAGGCAATCTCATAGCAGAAAAGGATATCCCTGCAGTCGTAATTCCCGACGACGAGACCCTTGAAAGCTTATGTGTAAATATTCAAAAATGTAAGGACATCGGCATTGAACACATCGTTGCCGACCCGGTATTGTCCCCGGTCGGGCACGGCGCCGTGGAATCGCTGGAAAGATATATCGACTTCAGGAAAGAGCATGCAGGCATGCCGTTATTCTTCGGCGTGGGCAACATAACCGAGCTCATAGACGCGGACTCGATAGGTGTCAACGCCCTTCTTGCAGGCTTTGCCATGGAGCTTGACGCGAGCATCCTGTTCACTACAGAGCACAGCCAGAAAGCCATAAACAGCGCTGACGAGCTTAAAAAAGCCTGCATGATGATGGCGCTGGCCAAAGAGCGTAAAGGCCCGGTAAAGGATCTGGGCATTGACCTTCTCGTCATAAAAGAAAAGCGCCCGCGTAAAGACCTTATAGAGCCGGGCAGAGTTATAGAGGCTAAAAGACATGAGTGGATGACAGACCCGAAAGGCAGCTTTAATATATTCATAGATAACGGCACGATATACGCAAAGAATGGCGACATCACTATCGCAGGAAAGGACGCAGGCCCGATAATGCATACGATAATAGACAGGGGCCTTGTATCCAGGCTTGACCACATGGGATACCTGGGTGCCGAACTGATGAAAGCCGAACTGGCGATAAGGTTTAACAGGACATACCTGCAGGATGACAGGTTCTAG
- a CDS encoding PHP domain-containing protein, whose protein sequence is MLRFDLHVHSNFSKDGTSSIESILKAAKAKGLDGIAITDHDTTKGAKYALEICEKVAPGLIVIPGEEISTKSGHMIVLGITETIPPGLSVKDTIVRARELGGTIIIPHPGHRMRHGMNVPRGIDAVEIFNSRYIVGYHNYMARRRAHRKSVPGVAGSDAHTADLVGTAVTEVNTHERDAGSVLKAIREGKTRVVVKKTPLIKYMAQIGRGWVRKIKYKMGGREKKFSKM, encoded by the coding sequence ATGCTTCGCTTCGACCTTCACGTGCACAGCAACTTTTCAAAAGATGGCACCAGCAGCATAGAATCGATACTTAAGGCCGCGAAGGCTAAGGGGCTGGACGGTATAGCGATCACCGACCACGATACCACTAAAGGCGCGAAGTACGCCCTCGAGATATGCGAGAAAGTGGCTCCCGGCCTTATTGTCATTCCGGGGGAAGAGATATCTACAAAGTCAGGCCATATGATAGTACTCGGCATAACGGAGACGATACCGCCCGGGCTATCTGTGAAGGATACCATAGTGAGGGCAAGGGAGCTTGGCGGCACAATAATCATACCTCACCCCGGGCACAGGATGAGGCATGGCATGAACGTGCCGAGAGGCATAGACGCCGTGGAGATCTTCAATTCCAGGTACATAGTGGGCTATCACAACTATATGGCGAGAAGACGCGCTCACAGGAAGAGCGTACCGGGTGTCGCCGGCAGCGACGCGCATACGGCAGACCTGGTCGGCACGGCCGTCACTGAGGTCAATACCCACGAAAGGGACGCGGGCTCAGTCCTGAAAGCTATCCGTGAAGGAAAGACCAGGGTGGTCGTGAAAAAGACGCCGCTCATCAAGTACATGGCACAGATAGGTCGCGGCTGGGTAAGAAAAATTAAGTATAAAATGGGCGGTCGGGAAAAAAAATTTTCCAAAATGTAG
- a CDS encoding Lrp/AsnC family transcriptional regulator: MDLTDRTIIEKLTRDSRIHCTEIASELGVATSTVHKRVNQLYNDGVIEQFTIILNPEKSGTALTTFIGINVDSGRKDEVINTLKSLNNVLEVYELLEPYDIFVKVRTRDISELKENVLRVIANTKGVLNTSSILTTRRHKENACITKNGD, translated from the coding sequence ATGGATCTTACTGATCGTACAATCATAGAAAAACTCACCCGCGATAGCCGGATACACTGTACCGAGATCGCCAGCGAACTGGGCGTCGCGACGTCGACGGTGCATAAGCGTGTCAACCAGCTTTATAACGACGGGGTGATCGAGCAATTCACAATTATTTTAAACCCTGAAAAATCCGGTACGGCGCTTACGACCTTCATTGGCATCAATGTGGACAGCGGCCGTAAGGACGAGGTCATCAACACTTTAAAGTCCCTTAATAACGTGCTTGAGGTGTATGAGCTTCTGGAACCCTATGATATTTTTGTCAAGGTCCGTACGCGAGACATCAGCGAGCTGAAGGAAAACGTGCTGCGTGTGATCGCGAATACGAAGGGGGTCCTGAACACGAGCAGCATCCTTACGACAAGGCGGCATAAGGAGAACGCCTGTATAACGAAGAACGGTGATTGA